One window from the genome of Hoplias malabaricus isolate fHopMal1 chromosome X2, fHopMal1.hap1, whole genome shotgun sequence encodes:
- the LOC136676205 gene encoding growth arrest-specific protein 1-like gives MSRAPFPAAVLVCLGAVAVAVVECAARRLVCWEAIMQCQSEPECHYAYGQYMHACEPVLTGRKTTCPSHCIASLVQLNLTRGGPALEDCNCASDPRCFKAKRAIEPCLPRTSSLGCTEARRQCEDDHQCSAAMSSYIAHCGKLFGGAACSSACKEVIADMRRLPKAQLLDTCICDGRDRTICEYVKLKMKNLCFGEPPEDDVDDEDEGSGPIDYYEEDDEDYAKVRSTTGSGRSTLGTSACLALPVGVIFSLVQFLS, from the coding sequence ATGTCACGTGCCCCCTTCCCCGCCGCTGTGCTCGTGTGTCTGGGCGCTGTGGCGGTGGCAGTGGTGGAGTGTGCAGCGCGGCGCCTTGTATGCTGGGAGGCTATCATGCAGTGCCAGTCTGAGCCCGAGTGTCACTACGCTTACGGTCAGTACATGCACGCGTGTGAGCCCGTGCTGACAGGCCGCAAGACCACATGCCCAAGCCACTGCATTGCATCTCTAGTCCAGCTGAACCTGACACGTGGAGGCCCGGCGCTGGAGGATTGCAATTGTGCATCAGACCCTCGGTGTTTCAAGGCAAAACGTGCCATCGAGCCATGCCTGCCACGCACCAGCAGCCTCGGCTGCACAGAGGCCCGGCGCCAGTGTGAGGATGACCACCAGTGCAGTGCGGCCATGTCCAGCTACATAGCGCACTGTGGCAAACTTTTTGGCGGGGCAGCATGCTCAAGCGCCTGCAAAGAAGTAATCGCAGACATGCGGCGTCTGCCCAAGGCACAGCTGCTGGACACTTGTATCTGTGATGGCAGAGACCGTACCATATGTGAGTACGTCAAGCTCAAGATGAAGAACCTGTGTTTTGGCGAGCCGCCTGAGGATGACGTcgatgatgaggatgaagggTCAGGCCCTATCGATTACTACGAGGAGGACGATGAGGATTACGCAAAAGTACGCTCAACCACAGGCAGTGGCAGGTCCACCTTGGGGACTTCAGCTTGTCTAGCGCTGCCAGTGGGGGTGATCTTTTCCCTGGTTCAGTTTTTAAGCTAA